A region from the Zonotrichia leucophrys gambelii isolate GWCS_2022_RI chromosome Z, RI_Zleu_2.0, whole genome shotgun sequence genome encodes:
- the ELAC1 gene encoding zinc phosphodiesterase ELAC protein 1, translated as MSLDVTFLGTGAGFPSPSRGASALVLRRAGQCWLFDCGEGTQTQLMRSHLRAAKITKIFITHLHGDHMFGLPGLLCTLSLQRSADAGAAPIDIYGPLGLRSFLRQSLELSHSQPVLPHRVHELVPTQDQCPAGEFRDFSGLELAQEPAGTVLRLDAETDSYLLLEDEELCVRAFRLFHRVPSFGFVLEEKPRPGKLQVRLLQELGVPPGALYGELKRGRSVELAGGVTVRPQDVLGPPVPGRKVCVLGDCAGPVGFGARRLCGHADLLVHEATLGDGLRDMARQRGHSTPGQAARFALQCGAARLVLTHFSQRYRGGDDMGALRSEAEAVMGGQEVTLAEDFMTIEIPMKNKSKDFAITENSMTQ; from the exons ATGTCCCTGGATGTCACCTTCCTGGGCACTGGCGCGGGCTTCCCGAGCCCGTCCCGCGGGGCCTCGGCGCTGGTGCTgcgcagggcagggcagtgctggctcttCGACTGCGGCGaggggacacagacacagctcatGAGGAGCCACCTGCGGGCAG CCAAAATCACCAAGATTTTCATCACTCACCTCCACGGCGACCACATGTTTGGGCTCCCGGGGCTGCTGTGCACgctgagcctgcagaggagcGCCGATGCCGGCGCGGCTCCCATCGACATCTACGGGCCGCTGGGGCTGCGGAGCTTCCTGcggcagagcctggagctgtcGCACTCGCAGCCCGTGCTGCCGCACCGCGTGCACGAGCTGGTGCCCACGCAGGACCAGTGCCCCGCGGGCGAGTTCCGTGATTTCTCGGGCCTGGAGCTGGCGCAGGAGCCCGCGGGGACGGTGCTGCGCCTGGACGCAGAGACGGACTCGTACCTGCTGCTGGAGGACGAGGAGCTGTGCGTGAGGGCCTTCCGCCTCTTCCACCGCGTGCCCTCCTTCGGCTTCGTGCTGGAGGAGAAGCCGCGGCCCGGGAAGCTCCAAGTGCGCTTGCTGCAAGAGCTTG GCGTGCCGCCGGGCGCCCTGTACGGGGAGCTGAAGCGCGGCCGCTCCGTGGAGCTGGCCGGCGGCGTGACGGTGCGGCCGCAGGACGTGCTGGGCCCGCCCGTGCCCGGCAGGAAGGTGTGCGTGCTGGGCGACTGCGCGGGGCCCGTGGGGTTTGGGGCGCGGCGCCTCTGCGGCCACGCCGACCTGCTGGTGCACGAGGCCACGCTGGGTGATGGCCTGCGGGACATGGCACGGCAGCGTGGGCACAGCACGCCCGGCCAGGCCGCGCGGTTCGCCCTGCAGTGCGGCGCCGCCAGGCTGGTGCTGACCCACTTCAGCCAGCGGTACCGCGGCGGAGATGACATGGGCGCCCTACGGAGCGAGGCCGAGGCCGTCATGGGCGGCCAGGAGGTGACGCTGGCCGAGGATTTCATGACCATCGAGATACCCATGAAGAACAAGTCCAAGGACTTTGCTATTACAGAGAACTCAATGACACAGTGA